The Linepithema humile isolate Giens D197 chromosome 7, Lhum_UNIL_v1.0, whole genome shotgun sequence genome has a window encoding:
- the LOC105678129 gene encoding uncharacterized protein isoform X2: protein MIPMINLPCNAASMSQVTPCQNVPVQTSQYNFPTCQQRQTNTQQMQTTACGPCSGTSQGPCTHVYQPDTYIVSHQCAPGAPQLITNPCHPVFQSPCNPPRIYPSCSQLPQNILEQIRACVSNTAPIFILPSSCQQSPPQQQQQPSAPTVPQAMTSSAPTAATYPPNALTYPAAYYPPPPPPFYPYPIPMPFSDPFIRARETAQNCGCYRKRDTDPTDIRSVARAVCRYDVEPEEHYCTPTTDDTICSRRNCPSSLHLQALASQFLSMQGIIPCAATRLVLRKVPGSNVTTTMEDTMTRAQKAISVLTKDQLLSESRNAQQVNALINLHMTANPPPNIIPILTLVQLKMNLLKAQVEGLVNQKLMEIQGVGVEVETELIDPTVLALKSDAELRDFLSALRQKECDERVNVNFAPYRSQRAIAETRLSNVQNKIRQVEAEFDRRRCAMLPAPTLSSRVVQQFTRPCYSARFEDPRKLYSTLPPDSFRSPDPFTCVKPRSPKRLLLKPHTSKPEATTQAGAAPQSSTRQNPTSDVPKTTGDDGAGRAKQNPATPDQQRSTENCTCDRTTSEESVSEAKKKLRARIIEIDATSNVEAREASSLVKLIPNVCVRMNTEKRRADERKCDERDETRSREMPCDMKCWIGEAYINVADDVSVKTLTESESVTITLCEKIDAQDVCKSRGVIEIQSHDQIMDRREFGSSANSRQFEKQTDAEIAISRKDEAIKEYDIESKSLQGSATSKVEQEEMKATTVAEVADDDPISSAQETERKSPDGKYISSLEITLKPKEERRKEEQKDKNGVISSLSTDKTREHESADKVPISKSEKKIRFHIVSMIRDIVYDKNLEYRMKRKIDKIIATSGTKINLTTNPDIEKSDKYSSIENILRSAIAHDNAGKDRSENMFPKRMDLLKLDRQCQTLFEAIEEDKQASVALLRANIFPPFKNLRKYVRNNEKNGDDVGIYPSPIRKAGITPAKRLSRCNNVTENTLKTAYNAPYHSNLEDEESFVSEIFSIISSRVVSFLKKIIMLNKRKDAPIRYHSGLNSKDYDPSASILHYPLGSNQGTSRSSKHNFRDTSLLRVSKGEGYARIREIRHSIIEDGENGTKYLLINTSDHNRDSISTRNLGRPYEVQKSLLIRSRLKSSLNSQDHPYPFSLLKRTERNAHESHRIKHNENTEMIAERKIRELKRNKKFWTLTAVTKASKNNGKLSEMRKCDDEFKERISHEYSYDDITHNNVSTVEKSTVIRNTAASNELVINVHDYLGLQTEINARMHENRSAHLLLSNN, encoded by the exons ATGATACCAATGATTAATTTACCCTGTAACGCAGCCTCGATGTCACAGGTCACGCCCTGTCAGAACGTACCCGTGCAGACGAGTCAGTATAATTTTCCAACATGTCAACAACGGCAAACCAACACTCAGCAGATGCAAACTACAGCATGCGGTCCATGCTCTGGAACTTCTCAAG GACCCTGCACTCACGTTTATCAGCCGGACACTTACATAGTATCGCACCAGTGCGCGCCGGGTGCACCGCAACTAATAACGAATCCATGCCACCCCGTTTTTCAAAGCCCGTGTAACCCTCCGCGAATTTATCCCAGCTGCAGCCAGCTGCCGCAGAATATTTTGGAGCAGATTCGTGCGTGCGTTAGCAACACCGCGCCCATTTTTATCCTACCGAGCAGCTGTCAGCAATCGCCTCCgcaacaacagcaacagcCATCCGCGCCTACCGTGCCACAGGCGATGACGTCCTCGGCTCCGACAGCAGCAACGTATCCGCCGAACGCATTAACTTACCCCGCCGCTTATTACCCGCCACCACCCCCGCCGTTTTATCCTTATCCCATACCCATGCCGTTCAGCGACCCGTTTATTCGCGCCCGCGAGACCGCGCAGAATTGCGGATGCTATCGGAAGAGAGATACCGATCCGACAGATATCAGAAGCGTCGCGCGTGCCGTTTGTCGTTACGACGTCGAGCCGGAGGAGCATTATTGCACGCCCACCACCGATGACACTATCTGCTCGAGGAGAAACTGTCCGTCGTCGCTGCATCTACAGGCACTGGCGTCTCAATTCCTGTCGATGCAGGGTATCATACCGTGCGCCGCCACGCGATTGGTATTGCGTAAAGTGCCCGGCTCGAATGTAACTACCACGATGGAGGATACGATGACAAGGGCGCAGAAAGCCATAAGCGTCCTGACGAAGGATCAACTTTTGTCGGAGTCGAGGAACGCCCAGCAAGTGAACGCGCTGATCAACCTGCACATGACAGCCAATCCGCCGCCCAACATTATCCCGATACTCACACTAGTGCAGCTGAAGATGAATCTGTTGAAGGCGCAAGTTGAGGGTCTCGTCAATCAGAAATTAATGGAGATTCAGGGAGTTGGTGTGGag GTGGAGACCGAACTTATAGACCCGACGGTCCTCGCCTTAAAGTCCGATGCCGAGCTGCGAGACTTCCTGTCGGCGTTGCGGCAAAAGGAATGCGACGAGCGGGTGAACGTGAATTTCGCACCCTATCGTTCGCAACGCGCGATCGCCGAGACGCGGCTAAGCAACGTGCAAAACAAGATTCGTCAGGTGGAAGCCGAGTTCGATCGTAGACGATGTGCGATGCTACCGGCGCCGACGTTGTCGTCACGCGTCGTGCAGCAGTTTACCAGGCCGTGTTACTCGGCGAGATTCGAGGATCCCAGGAAATTGTATAGCACGTTGCCGCCGGACAGCTTCCGTTCGCCCGACCCGTTCACCTGCGTAAAACCACGAAGCCCCAAGAGGTTGTTGCTGAAGCCGCACACGAGTAAACCCGAAGCTACCACACAAGCTGGTGCCGCTCCACAATCCAGTACACGTCAGAATCCAACGTCCGATGTACCGAAAACCACAGGCGACGATGGTGCGGGTCGCGCAAAGCAGAATCCCGCGACCCCCGATCAGCAGCGTTCGACGGAAAATTGCACCTGCGATCGGACAACCTCGGAGGAAAGCGTCAGCGAggctaaaaaaaaacttcgaGCGAGGATCATCGAGATAGACGCGACGAGTAACGTCGAGGCGCGGGAAGCGTCGTCCTTGGTAAAATTGATACCGAACGTCTGCGTGAGAATGAACACGGAGAAACGCAGAGCAGATGAGCGAAAATGTGACGAGCGAGACGAGACGCGGAGCCGGGAAATGCCGTGCGACATGAAATGTTGGATAGGCGAGGCGTACATCAACGTCGCCGACGACGTATCGGTGAAGACTTTAACGGAATCGGAGAGCGTCACGATTACACTTTGCGAGAAGATCGATGCACAGGACGTTTGTAAATCGCGAGGTGTGATTGAGATTCAAAGCCACGACCAGATAATGGATCGCCGGGAATTTGGAAGTTCGGCGAATTCGCGACAGTTTGAAAAACAGACAGATGCTGAAATCGCAATTTCGAGAAAAGATGAGGCAATTAAGGAATACGACATTGAGAGTAAAAGCTTGCAAGGTTCGGCAACGTCGAAGGTAGAGCAAGAAGAGATGAAAGCCACAACTGTTGCAGAAGTTGCGGACGATGATCCAATTTCGAGTGCGCAGGAAACGGAGCGGAAGTCACCGGACggcaaatatatttcatcgCTGGAGATTACATTAAAACCGAAGGAAGAAAGGCGCAAGGAAGAACAGAAAGATAAAAACGGTGTAATCTCATCATTATCCACGGATAAAACGAGGGAGCACGAAAGCGCGGATAAAGTACCAATAAGtaaaagcgagaaaaaaataagatttcacATTGTTTCAATGATAAGAGACATCGTGTACGATAAAAATCTTGAATATCGAATGAAGCGAAAGATCGATAAGATAATAGCAACAAGtggaacaaaaataaatctaactACCAATCCGGATATTGAAAAATCAGATAAATACAGTTcgatagaaaatattctaagAAGTGCCATCGCGCACGATAATGCCGGAAAAGATCGTTCGGAGAATATGTTTCCAAAGAGAATGGatcttttaaaacttgatcGTCAATGCCAGACCTTATTCGAAGCTATCGAAGAAGATAAACAAGCATCCGTCGCATTGCTAAGAGCGAATATATTTCCTCCATTTAAGAATCTACGTAAATATGTGAGAA ATAATGAGAAAAACGGGGACGACGTAGGAATTTATCCAAGTCCGATAAGAAAAGCAGGAATTACGCCTGCAAAACGTTTATCCCGCTGCAACAATGTCACGGAAAATACCTTAAAAACAGCTTATAACGCACCGTATCATTCCAATCTAGAAGACGAAGAAAGCTTCGTTTCggaaatattttccattatcAGTAGCCGCGTGGTTTCATTcctcaaaaaaataattatgttgaaTAAAAG AAAAGATGCTCCGATACGCTATCATTCCGGACTGAATTCAAAAGATTACGATCCATCCGCTAGTATATTACACTATCCTCTTGGCTCGAATCAAGGAACTTCGAGAAGCAGCAAACACAATTTTCGCGATACGAGCTTATTACGAGTTTCCAAGGGAGAAGGATATGCCAGGATACGCGAAATAAGACATTCAATAATTGAGGACGGAGAAAACggcacaaaatatttattgatcaaTACATCGGATCACAATCGTGACTCGATATCGACGCGTAATTTGGGGCGCCCTTACGAAGTCCAGAAGAGCCTTTTAATACGTAGTCGACTGAAAAGTTCTTTAAATTCACAGGATCATCCGTATCCATTCTCCCTTTTGAAACGTACTGAAAGAAATGCGCACGAATCTCATCGAATAAAACATAACGAAAATACAGAAATGATCGCGGAAAGGAAAATACGCGAAttgaagagaaataaaaaattctggaCATTAACGGCGGTTACAAAAGCAAGCAAAAATAACGGCAAACTATCAGAAATGAGGAAATGTGACGATGAATTCAAAGAACGAATTTCACATGAATATTCGTACGATGATATTACACATAATAACGTGTCTACCGTGGAAAAAAGTACGGTAATTCGTAATACTGCAGCCAGTAATGAACTCGTAATAAACGTTCATGATTATCTCGGATTGCAAACTGAAATAAATGCACGTATGCACGAAAACCGTAGCGCACATTTATTACTATCTAATAACTGA
- the LOC105678129 gene encoding uncharacterized protein isoform X1 produces the protein MIPMINLPCNAASMSQVTPCQNVPVQTSQYNFPTCQQRQTNTQQMQTTACGPCSGTSQGPCTHVYQPDTYIVSHQCAPGAPQLITNPCHPVFQSPCNPPRIYPSCSQLPQNILEQIRACVSNTAPIFILPSSCQQSPPQQQQQPSAPTVPQAMTSSAPTAATYPPNALTYPAAYYPPPPPPFYPYPIPMPFSDPFIRARETAQNCGCYRKRDTDPTDIRSVARAVCRYDVEPEEHYCTPTTDDTICSRRNCPSSLHLQALASQFLSMQGIIPCAATRLVLRKVPGSNVTTTMEDTMTRAQKAISVLTKDQLLSESRNAQQVNALINLHMTANPPPNIIPILTLVQLKMNLLKAQVEGLVNQKLMEIQGVGVEVETELIDPTVLALKSDAELRDFLSALRQKECDERVNVNFAPYRSQRAIAETRLSNVQNKIRQVEAEFDRRRCAMLPAPTLSSRVVQQFTRPCYSARFEDPRKLYSTLPPDSFRSPDPFTCVKPRSPKRLLLKPHTSKPEATTQAGAAPQSSTRQNPTSDVPKTTGDDGAGRAKQNPATPDQQRSTENCTCDRTTSEESVSEAKKKLRARIIEIDATSNVEAREASSLVKLIPNVCVRMNTEKRRADERKCDERDETRSREMPCDMKCWIGEAYINVADDVSVKTLTESESVTITLCEKIDAQDVCKSRGVIEIQSHDQIMDRREFGSSANSRQFEKQTDAEIAISRKDEAIKEYDIESKSLQGSATSKVEQEEMKATTVAEVADDDPISSAQETERKSPDGKYISSLEITLKPKEERRKEEQKDKNGVISSLSTDKTREHESADKVPISKSEKKIRFHIVSMIRDIVYDKNLEYRMKRKIDKIIATSGTKINLTTNPDIEKSDKYSSIENILRSAIAHDNAGKDRSENMFPKRMDLLKLDRQCQTLFEAIEEDKQASVALLRANIFPPFKNLRKYVRNNEKNGDDVGIYPSPIRKAGITPAKRLSRCNNVTENTLKTAYNAPYHSNLEDEESFVSEIFSIISSRVVSFLKKIIMLNKRLLYPNSSAILRGSLNIDAFRKDAPIRYHSGLNSKDYDPSASILHYPLGSNQGTSRSSKHNFRDTSLLRVSKGEGYARIREIRHSIIEDGENGTKYLLINTSDHNRDSISTRNLGRPYEVQKSLLIRSRLKSSLNSQDHPYPFSLLKRTERNAHESHRIKHNENTEMIAERKIRELKRNKKFWTLTAVTKASKNNGKLSEMRKCDDEFKERISHEYSYDDITHNNVSTVEKSTVIRNTAASNELVINVHDYLGLQTEINARMHENRSAHLLLSNN, from the exons ATGATACCAATGATTAATTTACCCTGTAACGCAGCCTCGATGTCACAGGTCACGCCCTGTCAGAACGTACCCGTGCAGACGAGTCAGTATAATTTTCCAACATGTCAACAACGGCAAACCAACACTCAGCAGATGCAAACTACAGCATGCGGTCCATGCTCTGGAACTTCTCAAG GACCCTGCACTCACGTTTATCAGCCGGACACTTACATAGTATCGCACCAGTGCGCGCCGGGTGCACCGCAACTAATAACGAATCCATGCCACCCCGTTTTTCAAAGCCCGTGTAACCCTCCGCGAATTTATCCCAGCTGCAGCCAGCTGCCGCAGAATATTTTGGAGCAGATTCGTGCGTGCGTTAGCAACACCGCGCCCATTTTTATCCTACCGAGCAGCTGTCAGCAATCGCCTCCgcaacaacagcaacagcCATCCGCGCCTACCGTGCCACAGGCGATGACGTCCTCGGCTCCGACAGCAGCAACGTATCCGCCGAACGCATTAACTTACCCCGCCGCTTATTACCCGCCACCACCCCCGCCGTTTTATCCTTATCCCATACCCATGCCGTTCAGCGACCCGTTTATTCGCGCCCGCGAGACCGCGCAGAATTGCGGATGCTATCGGAAGAGAGATACCGATCCGACAGATATCAGAAGCGTCGCGCGTGCCGTTTGTCGTTACGACGTCGAGCCGGAGGAGCATTATTGCACGCCCACCACCGATGACACTATCTGCTCGAGGAGAAACTGTCCGTCGTCGCTGCATCTACAGGCACTGGCGTCTCAATTCCTGTCGATGCAGGGTATCATACCGTGCGCCGCCACGCGATTGGTATTGCGTAAAGTGCCCGGCTCGAATGTAACTACCACGATGGAGGATACGATGACAAGGGCGCAGAAAGCCATAAGCGTCCTGACGAAGGATCAACTTTTGTCGGAGTCGAGGAACGCCCAGCAAGTGAACGCGCTGATCAACCTGCACATGACAGCCAATCCGCCGCCCAACATTATCCCGATACTCACACTAGTGCAGCTGAAGATGAATCTGTTGAAGGCGCAAGTTGAGGGTCTCGTCAATCAGAAATTAATGGAGATTCAGGGAGTTGGTGTGGag GTGGAGACCGAACTTATAGACCCGACGGTCCTCGCCTTAAAGTCCGATGCCGAGCTGCGAGACTTCCTGTCGGCGTTGCGGCAAAAGGAATGCGACGAGCGGGTGAACGTGAATTTCGCACCCTATCGTTCGCAACGCGCGATCGCCGAGACGCGGCTAAGCAACGTGCAAAACAAGATTCGTCAGGTGGAAGCCGAGTTCGATCGTAGACGATGTGCGATGCTACCGGCGCCGACGTTGTCGTCACGCGTCGTGCAGCAGTTTACCAGGCCGTGTTACTCGGCGAGATTCGAGGATCCCAGGAAATTGTATAGCACGTTGCCGCCGGACAGCTTCCGTTCGCCCGACCCGTTCACCTGCGTAAAACCACGAAGCCCCAAGAGGTTGTTGCTGAAGCCGCACACGAGTAAACCCGAAGCTACCACACAAGCTGGTGCCGCTCCACAATCCAGTACACGTCAGAATCCAACGTCCGATGTACCGAAAACCACAGGCGACGATGGTGCGGGTCGCGCAAAGCAGAATCCCGCGACCCCCGATCAGCAGCGTTCGACGGAAAATTGCACCTGCGATCGGACAACCTCGGAGGAAAGCGTCAGCGAggctaaaaaaaaacttcgaGCGAGGATCATCGAGATAGACGCGACGAGTAACGTCGAGGCGCGGGAAGCGTCGTCCTTGGTAAAATTGATACCGAACGTCTGCGTGAGAATGAACACGGAGAAACGCAGAGCAGATGAGCGAAAATGTGACGAGCGAGACGAGACGCGGAGCCGGGAAATGCCGTGCGACATGAAATGTTGGATAGGCGAGGCGTACATCAACGTCGCCGACGACGTATCGGTGAAGACTTTAACGGAATCGGAGAGCGTCACGATTACACTTTGCGAGAAGATCGATGCACAGGACGTTTGTAAATCGCGAGGTGTGATTGAGATTCAAAGCCACGACCAGATAATGGATCGCCGGGAATTTGGAAGTTCGGCGAATTCGCGACAGTTTGAAAAACAGACAGATGCTGAAATCGCAATTTCGAGAAAAGATGAGGCAATTAAGGAATACGACATTGAGAGTAAAAGCTTGCAAGGTTCGGCAACGTCGAAGGTAGAGCAAGAAGAGATGAAAGCCACAACTGTTGCAGAAGTTGCGGACGATGATCCAATTTCGAGTGCGCAGGAAACGGAGCGGAAGTCACCGGACggcaaatatatttcatcgCTGGAGATTACATTAAAACCGAAGGAAGAAAGGCGCAAGGAAGAACAGAAAGATAAAAACGGTGTAATCTCATCATTATCCACGGATAAAACGAGGGAGCACGAAAGCGCGGATAAAGTACCAATAAGtaaaagcgagaaaaaaataagatttcacATTGTTTCAATGATAAGAGACATCGTGTACGATAAAAATCTTGAATATCGAATGAAGCGAAAGATCGATAAGATAATAGCAACAAGtggaacaaaaataaatctaactACCAATCCGGATATTGAAAAATCAGATAAATACAGTTcgatagaaaatattctaagAAGTGCCATCGCGCACGATAATGCCGGAAAAGATCGTTCGGAGAATATGTTTCCAAAGAGAATGGatcttttaaaacttgatcGTCAATGCCAGACCTTATTCGAAGCTATCGAAGAAGATAAACAAGCATCCGTCGCATTGCTAAGAGCGAATATATTTCCTCCATTTAAGAATCTACGTAAATATGTGAGAA ATAATGAGAAAAACGGGGACGACGTAGGAATTTATCCAAGTCCGATAAGAAAAGCAGGAATTACGCCTGCAAAACGTTTATCCCGCTGCAACAATGTCACGGAAAATACCTTAAAAACAGCTTATAACGCACCGTATCATTCCAATCTAGAAGACGAAGAAAGCTTCGTTTCggaaatattttccattatcAGTAGCCGCGTGGTTTCATTcctcaaaaaaataattatgttgaaTAAAAGGTTATTATATCCAAATTCTAGCGCAATATTACGCGGAAGTTTAAATATCGATGCTTTCAGAAAAGATGCTCCGATACGCTATCATTCCGGACTGAATTCAAAAGATTACGATCCATCCGCTAGTATATTACACTATCCTCTTGGCTCGAATCAAGGAACTTCGAGAAGCAGCAAACACAATTTTCGCGATACGAGCTTATTACGAGTTTCCAAGGGAGAAGGATATGCCAGGATACGCGAAATAAGACATTCAATAATTGAGGACGGAGAAAACggcacaaaatatttattgatcaaTACATCGGATCACAATCGTGACTCGATATCGACGCGTAATTTGGGGCGCCCTTACGAAGTCCAGAAGAGCCTTTTAATACGTAGTCGACTGAAAAGTTCTTTAAATTCACAGGATCATCCGTATCCATTCTCCCTTTTGAAACGTACTGAAAGAAATGCGCACGAATCTCATCGAATAAAACATAACGAAAATACAGAAATGATCGCGGAAAGGAAAATACGCGAAttgaagagaaataaaaaattctggaCATTAACGGCGGTTACAAAAGCAAGCAAAAATAACGGCAAACTATCAGAAATGAGGAAATGTGACGATGAATTCAAAGAACGAATTTCACATGAATATTCGTACGATGATATTACACATAATAACGTGTCTACCGTGGAAAAAAGTACGGTAATTCGTAATACTGCAGCCAGTAATGAACTCGTAATAAACGTTCATGATTATCTCGGATTGCAAACTGAAATAAATGCACGTATGCACGAAAACCGTAGCGCACATTTATTACTATCTAATAACTGA